taaataccccctccTTCTTCCTCCCATCACCATTCATTCATCTTCAACGTCAAAAAAAAAGCTGAACAAATTCTTAAAACgcagaaaaattaaattaaattaaactgaaAAATGGGTATCTGTTCATCATGTGAATCGACTTCAGTAGCAACGGCAAAGCTAATATTACCCGACGGAAGATTAGAGGAATTCTCATACCCAGTTAAAGCTTCGTATATTCTGTTAAAAGATCCGAATGTGTTTATCTGTAATTCAGAAGAGATGGATTTCGACGGCGTTGTTGCGGCGGTTCGTGCGGAGGAGGAGCTTCAGCCTGGGCAGCTTTACTTTGCTTTACCGTTGAAGAGACTTAGCCGTCCTCTTACGGCGGAGGAAATGGCGGCCTTAGCTGTGAAAGCGAACGCCGCCTTGTTGAAAAGCCGGGCCGGGGAGAAGAAGTGTGGGTGTAAGAAAAGAGGAGGGTTTTTcggcggcggcggcggtggtggtgagAAAGAGGAGAGGTCGTCTGCTAAGGTGGCGGATGTGGGGTCCGCCGCTGGCCGGAGAATGAGGAATATCGGAAATCAGAATCGGagaaagatggttgtgggtaaTTTAAGCGCAATTCCTGAGTAAAATGGGAATGTGAT
This genomic stretch from Spinacia oleracea cultivar Varoflay chromosome 3, BTI_SOV_V1, whole genome shotgun sequence harbors:
- the LOC110780294 gene encoding uncharacterized protein codes for the protein MGICSSCESTSVATAKLILPDGRLEEFSYPVKASYILLKDPNVFICNSEEMDFDGVVAAVRAEEELQPGQLYFALPLKRLSRPLTAEEMAALAVKANAALLKSRAGEKKCGCKKRGGFFGGGGGGGEKEERSSAKVADVGSAAGRRMRNIGNQNRRKMVVGNLSAIPE